The Bacillaceae bacterium IKA-2 DNA window TTATCAAAATCTGGCTGGGGATGCTTAAGCGAGTAAATGGCTTAAAACATCCTCTTTTGTTTGTGAAATGGTTAATTTATTGTTAAAAGGTAACTTTTTTAAAAAATAATAGTATAATATGATTAACCATCTACCATTACAACGATACTAAATAAATAGTATTATAACTATTGTATGAAAATTATGGATATGAGGGGTGATATTATGCTTATAAAATATAAATGTAGTTATGAAAAAATAGCAATGGGACTTCTTGCTTATATGCCGGGAGAAAAAAATGTAAAAAAACTACAACAAACAATCAAAAAATATGAAGAGGATCCCAGTTGGCAGCTTTATTTGTGGAAAGAAGACGATATTGTTGGTATTGCAGGTGTCACTCTTTTAGAGGACGAGAGTGTTCAACTTAATCATATTTCCGTTAATCCTTCTTTTCGGGATGAGGGATTAGGCAAAAAAATAGTTGAAACCTTGAAAGAAATATATACGGATAAACTTGTACCTAGTGTTCAAACAACACTTTTCTTTGTAAAGTGTGACTCCTAGGTACCGAGTAATTAATCTTTCTTCCTATATTTAAGTTGCTTATTTCGCTCATCAATAATTGATGTGCGATCTCTTAATTTATGCTTATCAATAATTTGATTAGTAACAGTGACAATTTCAGAACCCCAAACAGTTCCTTGTTGCTGGGCGCTTTTTTTACACTCAGCTTCTAAGTTTAAATTCTCGATTGGGAACTTCATCGGTG harbors:
- a CDS encoding GNAT family N-acetyltransferase, whose translation is MLIKYKCSYEKIAMGLLAYMPGEKNVKKLQQTIKKYEEDPSWQLYLWKEDDIVGIAGVTLLEDESVQLNHISVNPSFRDEGLGKKIVETLKEIYTDKLVPSVQTTLFFVKCDS